Proteins encoded within one genomic window of uncultured Draconibacterium sp.:
- a CDS encoding DUF2149 domain-containing protein, translated as MKRGRRFLHDEDIDPMATVANLFDVAMVFALALMVALVARYKMTEMFSKEDFTMVKNPGSEQMEIITKKGEKIETYKASDETQSEGNKGKRVGVAYQLENGEIIYIPE; from the coding sequence ATGAAAAGGGGCAGACGGTTTTTACACGACGAGGATATTGATCCGATGGCAACAGTTGCGAACCTGTTTGATGTAGCTATGGTTTTTGCACTGGCATTAATGGTAGCTTTGGTTGCCCGCTATAAAATGACCGAAATGTTTTCGAAAGAAGATTTTACGATGGTAAAAAATCCGGGATCGGAGCAAATGGAAATCATCACTAAAAAAGGTGAAAAAATAGAAACTTATAAGGCTTCAGACGAAACGCAAAGCGAAGGCAATAAAGGGAAAAGAGTAGGTGTGGCTTACCAGTTGGAAAACGGCGAAATTATTTATATTCCTGAATAA
- a CDS encoding hemerythrin domain-containing protein — protein MGLKQEYIQENIKMSKLLFSHPQLILMLERFEIKLGVREKTVEDICRDYEISPKVFLMVANLNINTSYRHDLNFNAQEIKQIVKYLTQSHAYFSDEVFPEIIQNIHSMSEYSQKPEMQLVERFFNEYKHEVDQHFDYENNTVFPYILNLIDANASENYSVIDYREHHDDIQEKLDDLKKLLIEHLPQKADNNLRRKILFALFDLDSDLQIHAKIENEILIPQVEQLEKQGQA, from the coding sequence ATGGGATTAAAGCAGGAATATATTCAGGAAAACATAAAAATGTCGAAACTGCTATTCAGCCATCCGCAGTTAATTCTTATGCTTGAGCGCTTTGAAATTAAACTGGGAGTTCGTGAAAAAACAGTTGAAGACATTTGCAGGGATTATGAGATTAGTCCAAAAGTATTTTTAATGGTGGCTAACCTTAATATCAATACCTCATACCGCCACGATTTGAATTTTAATGCGCAGGAGATTAAACAAATTGTAAAATACCTTACACAGTCGCATGCGTATTTTTCGGACGAGGTTTTCCCGGAAATCATTCAAAACATTCATTCAATGAGCGAATACAGCCAGAAGCCGGAAATGCAACTGGTTGAGCGTTTTTTTAATGAATATAAGCACGAGGTTGACCAGCATTTTGATTACGAAAACAATACGGTTTTCCCATACATTTTAAACCTGATTGATGCCAATGCCTCTGAAAATTATTCAGTTATTGACTATCGCGAGCATCACGACGATATTCAGGAAAAGCTGGATGATTTAAAAAAACTGTTGATCGAACATCTTCCTCAAAAAGCAGATAATAACCTCCGACGAAAGATATTATTTGCGCTGTTTGATTTAGACAGCGATCTGCAAATACATGCCAAAATCGAAAATGAGATTTTAATTCCACAGGTTGAACAGCTGGAAAAACAAGGACAAGCCTAA
- a CDS encoding TonB-dependent receptor, producing the protein MKSTFNPGRYFYYTFLFVIIFLAGNVSVYAQNNKVSISGKVINANRRAVSFASVVYKESGKGVAANADGYFNLELPANVRNGILQFSSVGFHSKEVSFTVSDIKTDIGEIQLIAFYSELDEVVVTGEVKPTPVDSSIYKVKLITSEKIQQSGALNLNELLMTEANIRMSTDLVLGAQIEMMGLGGQNVKIMIDGVPVIGRLDGNIDLSQVNLDNIEQVEVIEGPMSVVYGNNALAGTINLITKQNKHHTLEANAKAYAESVGRYSGNIGLSQKLGKHNLSADGGYEYFSGVDFNKTNRSMDWKPKKLYRFNLGHILNGANWQLNTRFGFYNDRLHYKSDIVEGYKTFDTYYFTRRYDASLGLSGNWNEKNHFNVVVSYNDYDRREQEFFKDLTTLEEIFQEKEKTQDVNQKMLRVIHGVDFIPRKLSLQSGIDFNIEQMQGPRIDDGEQNIGDYAAFLNLRYSFVPAFEIQPGLRYSYNTEYDSPLVYSLNAKWNIAKKLLWRGSVSKGFRAPSIKELYYIFVDSNHEIYGNSNLEAESSHNFNSTIEFTSGSETVAWKISSSQFFNDIDNQITLIQQENTTAYSYVNIESSKSTGGDLSIDYGYKGWLNLRAGYGLTGRLKSYAEANVPDKYTFTHDYFAGVKFTEPSTKIKLTADYKYNGKLPYFYTDSEDNQIKEGSQEAYHILDASVSRTFLKNQLQLILGAKNLFDVTTVNRTGAGGGAHSGSSGTPVSYGRSFFINLNYKLYK; encoded by the coding sequence ATGAAAAGCACTTTTAACCCCGGCCGTTATTTTTATTACACGTTCCTTTTTGTAATCATCTTTTTGGCTGGAAATGTATCAGTTTATGCTCAAAACAATAAAGTCAGCATTTCGGGAAAAGTAATAAATGCAAACCGGAGAGCTGTAAGTTTTGCTTCGGTTGTGTATAAAGAAAGCGGGAAAGGAGTAGCTGCAAATGCCGATGGATATTTTAACCTGGAATTGCCTGCCAATGTAAGAAACGGAATCCTTCAGTTTTCTTCGGTGGGCTTTCATTCAAAAGAAGTTTCGTTTACTGTTTCCGATATCAAAACAGACATTGGCGAAATTCAACTTATTGCTTTTTACAGTGAGTTAGACGAAGTTGTGGTTACCGGAGAAGTAAAACCAACTCCTGTCGATAGTTCCATTTACAAAGTAAAACTAATTACAAGCGAAAAAATTCAACAATCGGGAGCATTAAATCTGAATGAACTTTTAATGACCGAAGCCAATATCCGGATGTCGACCGATTTGGTTTTGGGAGCTCAAATAGAAATGATGGGGCTCGGTGGGCAAAATGTTAAGATTATGATTGACGGCGTTCCGGTTATTGGCCGTCTTGATGGGAATATCGACCTGAGCCAGGTAAACCTCGACAATATTGAGCAGGTGGAAGTAATTGAAGGCCCCATGTCGGTTGTGTACGGAAACAATGCGCTTGCCGGAACCATAAACCTGATTACCAAACAAAACAAGCATCATACACTGGAGGCAAATGCAAAAGCTTATGCAGAAAGTGTTGGACGTTATTCGGGAAATATCGGTTTGTCGCAAAAACTGGGGAAACATAATTTATCGGCCGATGGCGGATATGAATATTTTTCGGGAGTTGATTTTAACAAAACAAACCGGTCGATGGACTGGAAACCAAAAAAACTTTATCGTTTTAACCTGGGGCATATTTTGAATGGCGCTAACTGGCAACTGAATACCAGGTTTGGTTTTTACAACGACAGGTTGCATTACAAAAGCGACATTGTTGAAGGATACAAAACTTTTGATACCTATTATTTTACCCGGCGTTACGATGCCAGCCTGGGACTTAGCGGCAATTGGAACGAGAAAAATCATTTTAATGTGGTGGTTTCATACAACGATTACGACCGGCGGGAGCAGGAGTTTTTTAAAGACTTAACCACTTTGGAAGAAATTTTTCAGGAAAAAGAAAAAACGCAGGATGTAAACCAGAAAATGCTTCGGGTAATTCACGGGGTAGATTTTATTCCCCGAAAACTTTCGCTTCAAAGTGGTATCGATTTCAATATTGAACAAATGCAGGGGCCGCGCATTGATGATGGTGAACAAAACATTGGCGATTACGCAGCATTTTTAAACCTGAGATACAGTTTTGTGCCGGCTTTTGAAATTCAGCCCGGACTACGTTATTCGTATAACACTGAATACGATTCTCCATTGGTTTATTCATTAAATGCCAAATGGAACATTGCTAAAAAATTGTTGTGGAGAGGTTCTGTGTCAAAAGGATTCAGGGCGCCAAGCATTAAAGAGCTGTATTATATTTTTGTTGATAGTAACCATGAAATTTATGGCAACAGCAATCTGGAAGCCGAATCTTCTCATAATTTCAATTCTACCATTGAGTTTACTTCCGGATCAGAAACAGTGGCATGGAAAATCAGTTCATCGCAGTTTTTCAACGACATTGATAACCAGATAACCCTCATTCAGCAAGAAAACACTACTGCTTATAGTTATGTGAATATTGAAAGCTCTAAATCAACCGGAGGCGATTTAAGTATTGATTATGGCTATAAAGGTTGGTTAAACTTGCGTGCAGGTTATGGTTTAACCGGGCGCTTAAAATCGTATGCCGAAGCCAATGTGCCGGATAAATATACTTTTACGCACGATTATTTTGCAGGGGTAAAATTTACTGAACCTTCAACAAAAATCAAGCTTACAGCCGATTATAAATACAACGGCAAACTCCCTTATTTTTATACTGATTCAGAAGATAACCAAATAAAAGAAGGTAGCCAGGAGGCTTACCATATTTTAGATGCCTCCGTTTCACGAACATTTCTGAAAAACCAGTTGCAACTTATTCTTGGAGCAAAAAATTTGTTTGATGTAACTACGGTTAACCGCACGGGGGCGGGTGGTGGAGCTCATTCCGGATCGTCGGGAACACCGGTTTCTTATGGCCGGTCCTTTTTTATTAATCTCAATTATAAATTATATAAATAA
- a CDS encoding LytTR family DNA-binding domain-containing protein has translation MIRTIAIDDEPLALQLVTSYVEKTPILELKGAFDNPIDAMEFLDQNEVDLIFLDIEMPDLNGLEFTRILTNKPKIIFTTAYEKYALQGFKLDAIDYLLKPFSYEEFYKAAEKAKKQIGYERADKKGDEVDSNNEFLFLKSEYKIRRINFNDIIYIEGLKDYVKVFLKDEPKPIMSLSSLKALEAKLPEAKFMRVHRSFIVNLEKIDTIERSRIVFGKVYIPVSEQYKEAFNNFVKNNFL, from the coding sequence ATGATCCGAACCATTGCCATCGACGACGAACCTCTTGCACTTCAGCTGGTAACTTCTTATGTGGAAAAAACACCAATACTGGAATTAAAAGGTGCTTTTGACAATCCGATCGATGCCATGGAATTTCTGGACCAGAATGAGGTAGATCTTATTTTTCTGGATATTGAAATGCCCGACTTAAACGGGCTGGAATTTACCCGCATTCTGACTAACAAACCCAAGATTATTTTTACAACAGCCTACGAAAAATATGCCTTGCAGGGCTTTAAACTCGATGCAATAGATTACCTGTTAAAACCATTCAGCTACGAAGAGTTTTACAAAGCGGCCGAAAAAGCAAAAAAACAAATCGGTTACGAACGCGCCGATAAAAAAGGAGATGAAGTTGATTCGAATAACGAGTTTCTATTCCTGAAATCGGAATATAAAATCCGCCGTATCAACTTTAACGACATTATTTATATTGAAGGATTAAAAGATTACGTGAAAGTTTTTCTGAAAGACGAACCGAAACCGATAATGTCGTTAAGTTCGTTGAAAGCATTGGAAGCCAAACTTCCCGAGGCGAAATTTATGCGTGTTCATCGTTCATTTATTGTAAACCTCGAAAAAATTGATACCATTGAACGCAGCCGGATTGTTTTTGGTAAGGTTTATATTCCGGTAAGCGAGCAGTATAAAGAAGCTTTTAACAATTTTGTAAAAAATAACTTTTTGTAA
- a CDS encoding HmuY family protein: MKRILLPLVVAAGIFTACDDDDEVVEVKDYGLKTFTADLAYDASIGHDEGTNYTQQTYFAFGEETAVATALVSDSLSWTEFNIIEDTTAYNVTSDVENWDLVFTHYTTRIMMGPTDYLDYGVTGTLLNLEENLQVAMIEDTVSTDLSAAFADLALVDVADLEYLPDVDAIGYDWKSIDFETYLYTVSDNWFYIIRKQDDTYKLRFTSFYGSSTDERQIKIEYQLMQ, translated from the coding sequence ATGAAAAGAATTCTATTACCGTTAGTGGTAGCGGCAGGTATATTTACTGCTTGCGATGATGATGACGAAGTTGTGGAAGTAAAAGACTATGGATTAAAAACTTTCACTGCCGATTTAGCTTATGATGCCTCGATAGGACACGACGAGGGAACAAATTATACTCAGCAAACTTATTTTGCTTTTGGAGAAGAAACAGCGGTAGCAACTGCCTTGGTTTCTGACTCGCTGTCGTGGACAGAATTTAATATAATAGAAGATACAACAGCTTACAATGTAACGTCCGATGTTGAAAACTGGGATCTTGTTTTTACGCATTATACTACGCGTATAATGATGGGGCCAACTGATTATCTGGATTATGGAGTAACCGGGACATTACTGAATCTTGAAGAAAATTTGCAGGTAGCAATGATTGAAGATACAGTAAGCACTGATTTATCTGCTGCCTTTGCCGATTTAGCCCTTGTTGATGTTGCTGATCTTGAATATTTACCGGATGTAGATGCCATTGGTTACGATTGGAAATCAATCGATTTTGAGACTTATTTATACACTGTTAGCGACAACTGGTTTTATATTATTAGAAAACAGGATGACACTTACAAATTACGTTTTACCAGTTTTTATGGATCTTCTACCGACGAACGTCAGATAAAAATAGAGTACCAACTAATGCAGTAA
- a CDS encoding histidine kinase yields the protein MNKLRAKRHRLPILMHLLVWLVLIILPQIIISRYSGNNNFIAWGFYVNAFIIGVIFYINYFWLVPKFYLNNKKALFFLLAALVVICFYFVLDYSNQIFHSPERGRRVAEEIEQETREPRFRRPPFKLMQIYGYTLLSIVIIGFSIGLRAIEQYTASEKRQKELEKEKLNSELAFLKNQVSPHFFFNTLNNIYSMVAINTDDAQGAILKLSKLMRYLLYESEHGETSLSDEIEFMRNYIDLMQLRVSQKVDIQINLPKLINDIKIPPLLFIPFIENAFKHGISYRDKSFIKVDMTAAENKVYFTCENSVAKEKAEKRDENHSGIGLENVKKRLNLLFAGRYDLNIDSSADVFSVKLEIDTTK from the coding sequence ATGAACAAACTTCGGGCAAAACGACACAGACTCCCAATATTAATGCACCTGTTGGTATGGCTGGTCTTAATCATTTTACCACAAATTATAATTAGCCGTTACTCAGGAAATAACAATTTTATTGCCTGGGGTTTTTATGTGAATGCCTTTATAATTGGCGTTATTTTTTACATCAATTACTTCTGGCTGGTTCCAAAGTTCTATTTGAACAATAAAAAAGCATTGTTCTTTCTTTTGGCTGCCTTAGTAGTTATCTGTTTCTATTTTGTTCTTGATTACTCTAACCAGATTTTCCATAGTCCGGAACGCGGAAGAAGAGTTGCAGAAGAAATCGAGCAAGAAACACGCGAACCACGATTTCGGCGTCCTCCTTTTAAACTGATGCAAATTTATGGTTACACTTTGCTTTCCATCGTAATTATCGGTTTTTCAATTGGCTTGAGGGCCATTGAACAATACACAGCCAGCGAAAAACGCCAGAAAGAACTGGAAAAGGAAAAGCTGAACTCGGAACTTGCTTTTCTGAAAAACCAGGTGAGCCCACATTTCTTTTTTAATACGCTGAACAATATTTATTCGATGGTAGCCATTAATACCGACGATGCACAGGGCGCCATACTGAAGCTATCGAAATTAATGCGCTACCTTTTGTATGAATCGGAACATGGTGAAACCAGCCTGTCGGACGAAATTGAATTTATGCGCAACTACATTGATTTAATGCAACTGCGCGTTTCGCAAAAAGTAGATATTCAAATCAATCTGCCTAAACTCATCAACGACATAAAAATTCCACCGCTGTTGTTTATTCCTTTTATTGAAAATGCGTTTAAACACGGCATTAGCTACCGCGATAAATCGTTTATAAAAGTTGATATGACAGCCGCCGAAAACAAGGTTTATTTCACCTGCGAAAACAGTGTGGCAAAAGAAAAAGCCGAAAAGCGGGATGAAAATCATTCAGGAATCGGGCTGGAAAATGTGAAAAAAAGACTCAACTTGTTGTTTGCAGGAAGATACGATTTAAACATCGATTCTTCAGCAGATGTGTTTAGTGTAAAACTTGAAATTGATACAACTAAATGA
- a CDS encoding MotA/TolQ/ExbB proton channel family protein, which translates to MEEITKILYWISTGLLVPVIVLLLILFVRALLLIGTFYGTYINKLKFNRLLIPRFDKMDSTNVKEELVNISLSAKLLMSVYLKKAIEVAPTATHYDKLLNDFEIVCQKDLAGSQTLAKLGPILGLMGTLIPMGPALVGLASGDIASMASNMQVAFATTVIGLLIGAVGFIILQIKRRWYATDLNNLEFVIELLKQNQE; encoded by the coding sequence ATGGAAGAGATTACAAAAATACTGTATTGGATTTCAACCGGGTTATTGGTGCCGGTAATCGTGTTGCTGCTAATCCTGTTTGTTCGTGCTTTACTATTAATCGGTACTTTTTATGGAACTTATATTAATAAATTGAAATTCAATAGATTGTTGATCCCAAGGTTTGATAAAATGGATAGCACGAATGTAAAAGAAGAGCTCGTAAACATTTCTTTATCAGCAAAATTATTGATGTCCGTTTATTTGAAAAAGGCCATAGAAGTTGCGCCAACAGCAACTCATTACGATAAGCTTTTAAACGATTTTGAGATTGTTTGTCAGAAAGATCTGGCAGGAAGTCAGACACTGGCAAAGCTCGGGCCTATTCTTGGATTAATGGGAACATTAATTCCAATGGGACCGGCTTTGGTAGGGCTGGCATCGGGCGATATTGCCTCCATGGCCAGCAACATGCAGGTGGCTTTTGCAACCACGGTAATTGGCTTATTAATTGGCGCCGTTGGTTTTATTATTCTACAAATAAAAAGACGTTGGTATGCCACCGATTTGAATAACCTTGAGTTTGTAATTGAGTTATTAAAACAGAACCAGGAATGA
- a CDS encoding cobaltochelatase subunit CobN produces MKKRMSIAAVAVLVLLAGLFVWNKFLSPTKIAMVNYPDFLYSKMAGASNNKYIKFEAIDQKELPTLKKYDMVFFFGMGLKLTAEQEAGVKELGEKGLPVYLQSSTVKGLDLTYLPEEHKEKIEAYLDNGGNKNYKNLFNYIRLNIDGKQAFTETPDPVFEIASDVLFYKDEEVAFKSVKEFETYCKKENIHKAGNKKVVFFTSIPGPFNANREHLNSLITELEQRNFNVYPVAAFAGRLDYMKKIDPDLIVYMPHGRLSLGGGSAAAITKYLKEQNVPVLCPVTVHQQYDEWKDDKQGMLGGLLSQSVTMPEFDGGIAPYALFTEYKNEKGLIVFKAIPNRLRKFGEMAEKYTQLADLKNSEKKVAIVYFKGPGKNAMVAANMEVLPSLHNVLLRLKKEGYNLGDLPTDFSAFEKRMMTEGPVLGTYAEGAFDEYLKNGNPELVRVSDYNRWCHETLPQELITDVEERYGKAPGAYMAVYKNEQDYIAVTRVKFGNVVLLPQPMPALGENTFALVHGAKVAPPHTYIAPYLWIQKDFKADAVFHFGTHGSLEFTPGKQIVLSDYDWTDPLIGTTPHNYIYTISNIGEGMIAKRRSYAALQDHLTPPFIKADAAQAQHLLVQKMDTWATAKGAIKRQHALSAKEMIVKANIHSELQLDDDLTVPYTDDEMHKIANFLAELEDAKVTGGLYTLGETYSPKHLDETILMMHNDALAFALSEVDVLNKKVSREELRDPAFFRNNYVKPATKFVEQVIKTGETEPAFKKLVADNDLQRAMAFIQERTEARKDLGKRMAAYQKAKKEKEAKNDSEEEVDAQSGATPKIKPADPAEETFASAVFNVENTLKSILSKKAELKNSPESEMLAVLNALNGGYTEPGPGGDPVANPESVPTGRNLVSINAEQTPTKEAWKVAKRLTEDLLDDYKNKHDGAYPKKISFTLWSGSFIESEGTTIAQILYMLGVEPIWTPRGKMNDVRLMTEEELGRPRIDVVVQTSGQLRDLAASRLFVINRAIEMAANAGEANNQVATGRLDAEKFLIEKGFSPKEAREMAGHRVFGGVNGNYGAAIMGMVEKSDSWDSTKTVAQTYINNMGAVYGNEENWGDFSAGIFEAALLNTEAVVQPRQSNTWGALSLDHVYEFMGGLNLAIKEVTGNDAESYFNDFRNSSKPKVQSLKEAIGVESRTTLLNPRFITEMMQGSASSAEQFAETFRNTFGWNVMKPSVVDDRLWDDLYDVYVEDKLDLNVHDFFETENPYALQEMTAIMLETVRKGMWEATPEQVQAMSKLHAELVSGYEAGCSGFVCDNAKLRAFINENLSQELKGQYEQELSKVLETPKDAAKENVVLKKESEKVQPKAESSISLSANKKALIGAGLVLLVFLAVFIRKRRK; encoded by the coding sequence ATGAAGAAACGAATGAGTATCGCCGCAGTTGCCGTTTTGGTTTTACTGGCAGGTTTATTTGTCTGGAACAAATTTCTGTCACCAACTAAAATCGCGATGGTTAACTACCCCGACTTTTTATATTCTAAAATGGCGGGCGCCTCCAATAATAAATACATCAAGTTTGAAGCAATAGACCAAAAGGAGTTGCCAACCCTGAAAAAATACGACATGGTCTTTTTCTTCGGAATGGGTTTGAAACTTACTGCTGAACAAGAGGCTGGTGTTAAAGAATTGGGCGAAAAGGGGCTTCCTGTTTATTTGCAGTCATCAACAGTAAAAGGCCTCGATTTGACCTATTTGCCCGAAGAACACAAAGAAAAAATTGAAGCTTATCTTGATAACGGGGGAAATAAAAATTACAAGAACCTGTTTAATTATATTCGTTTAAACATTGACGGGAAGCAGGCATTTACCGAAACTCCCGATCCTGTTTTTGAAATTGCCTCAGATGTACTTTTTTATAAAGACGAAGAAGTGGCTTTTAAATCGGTTAAAGAATTTGAAACCTATTGTAAAAAAGAAAATATTCATAAAGCAGGAAATAAAAAAGTTGTATTTTTTACCAGTATTCCAGGCCCTTTTAATGCTAACCGCGAACACCTGAACAGCCTGATTACAGAGTTGGAACAAAGAAATTTTAATGTTTATCCTGTGGCTGCTTTTGCCGGTCGGTTGGATTACATGAAAAAAATTGACCCCGATTTAATTGTGTACATGCCGCACGGACGCCTTTCGTTGGGAGGTGGCTCGGCAGCAGCAATCACAAAATACCTGAAAGAACAAAATGTGCCGGTACTTTGCCCGGTAACTGTGCATCAGCAATACGATGAATGGAAAGATGATAAACAGGGAATGTTGGGAGGTTTGCTTAGCCAGAGTGTTACCATGCCCGAATTCGACGGAGGAATTGCACCCTATGCTTTGTTTACCGAATATAAAAATGAAAAAGGACTGATTGTTTTTAAAGCCATTCCGAACCGTTTGAGAAAATTTGGCGAAATGGCTGAAAAATACACCCAGCTTGCCGATCTTAAAAACAGCGAAAAAAAGGTGGCAATTGTTTACTTTAAAGGCCCCGGAAAAAATGCAATGGTAGCAGCAAATATGGAAGTGTTGCCATCGTTGCATAATGTTTTACTTCGTTTAAAAAAGGAAGGCTACAACCTGGGCGATCTGCCAACTGATTTTTCTGCTTTCGAAAAACGTATGATGACCGAAGGTCCGGTGCTTGGCACTTATGCCGAAGGTGCTTTTGATGAATACCTGAAAAATGGGAATCCGGAGTTGGTGCGGGTAAGCGATTATAACCGCTGGTGCCATGAAACACTTCCGCAGGAATTAATTACCGATGTGGAAGAACGCTATGGCAAAGCACCCGGAGCGTATATGGCGGTTTATAAAAACGAGCAGGATTATATTGCTGTTACCCGCGTAAAATTTGGGAATGTTGTTCTTTTGCCACAGCCAATGCCTGCTTTGGGCGAAAATACATTTGCCCTGGTTCACGGCGCAAAAGTAGCTCCGCCACACACTTATATTGCCCCGTATTTATGGATTCAGAAAGATTTTAAGGCCGATGCCGTTTTTCACTTTGGTACCCACGGAAGTTTGGAGTTTACACCCGGTAAACAAATTGTTTTGTCGGATTACGACTGGACTGATCCGTTAATCGGAACAACGCCGCATAATTACATCTACACCATAAGTAATATTGGCGAGGGAATGATTGCCAAACGACGAAGTTATGCTGCTTTGCAAGATCATTTAACACCACCTTTTATTAAGGCCGACGCGGCGCAGGCACAACATCTGCTGGTGCAAAAGATGGATACCTGGGCAACGGCAAAAGGAGCTATAAAAAGGCAACATGCGCTTTCTGCAAAAGAAATGATTGTAAAAGCAAACATTCACAGCGAGTTGCAGCTCGATGATGATTTAACGGTTCCGTATACTGATGATGAAATGCATAAGATCGCTAATTTTCTGGCCGAGCTGGAAGACGCAAAAGTAACGGGTGGTTTGTATACTTTAGGAGAAACTTATTCTCCCAAACATTTGGATGAAACGATTTTAATGATGCATAACGATGCGCTTGCTTTTGCTTTATCTGAAGTGGATGTTTTAAACAAAAAAGTAAGTCGTGAGGAATTGCGCGATCCTGCATTTTTCAGAAATAACTATGTAAAACCGGCCACAAAATTTGTAGAACAGGTAATAAAAACCGGCGAAACTGAACCGGCATTTAAAAAGCTGGTGGCAGACAACGATCTTCAACGGGCAATGGCTTTTATACAAGAGCGGACAGAAGCCCGGAAAGATTTGGGCAAACGAATGGCGGCTTATCAAAAGGCAAAAAAAGAGAAAGAAGCTAAAAACGATTCGGAAGAGGAAGTGGATGCACAGTCGGGGGCAACACCAAAAATAAAGCCGGCTGATCCGGCTGAAGAAACTTTTGCAAGTGCTGTCTTTAATGTGGAAAATACTTTAAAATCAATTTTATCTAAAAAAGCTGAATTAAAGAACAGCCCCGAATCGGAAATGCTGGCCGTTTTAAATGCACTGAATGGAGGATATACCGAACCCGGCCCTGGAGGCGATCCGGTTGCGAATCCCGAAAGCGTGCCCACCGGAAGAAACCTGGTGTCGATAAATGCAGAACAAACACCAACAAAAGAAGCCTGGAAAGTTGCCAAAAGGCTTACCGAAGATTTGTTGGACGATTACAAAAACAAGCACGATGGTGCTTATCCGAAAAAGATCAGTTTTACACTTTGGTCGGGTAGTTTTATCGAATCGGAAGGAACAACAATAGCACAAATACTTTACATGTTGGGAGTTGAACCCATTTGGACACCACGCGGAAAAATGAACGATGTTCGCCTGATGACTGAAGAAGAATTGGGGCGTCCGCGAATTGATGTGGTAGTGCAAACATCAGGTCAGTTGCGCGATTTGGCAGCCTCGCGTTTGTTTGTAATTAACCGCGCCATAGAAATGGCTGCCAATGCCGGTGAGGCAAACAACCAGGTGGCTACCGGAAGACTGGATGCTGAAAAATTCCTGATTGAAAAAGGGTTTTCGCCTAAAGAGGCGCGCGAAATGGCGGGGCATCGGGTATTTGGCGGGGTGAATGGTAATTATGGAGCGGCCATTATGGGAATGGTTGAAAAAAGCGATAGCTGGGACAGTACAAAAACGGTTGCCCAAACCTACATTAACAACATGGGTGCTGTTTATGGCAACGAGGAAAACTGGGGCGATTTTAGTGCCGGTATTTTCGAGGCCGCCCTGCTTAACACCGAGGCGGTGGTACAACCCCGTCAGAGCAACACCTGGGGAGCGTTGAGCCTCGACCATGTTTACGAATTTATGGGTGGACTGAACCTGGCCATTAAAGAAGTTACCGGCAATGATGCTGAATCGTATTTTAACGATTTCAGAAACTCCTCAAAACCCAAAGTGCAAAGTTTGAAAGAAGCCATTGGTGTTGAAAGCCGGACTACATTGCTTAACCCGCGTTTTATAACTGAAATGATGCAGGGAAGTGCTTCTTCTGCCGAACAGTTTGCCGAAACTTTTAGAAATACTTTTGGCTGGAATGTGATGAAACCTTCGGTCGTCGACGATCGTTTGTGGGACGATTTATACGATGTTTATGTGGAAGATAAACTGGATTTGAATGTGCACGATTTTTTTGAAACAGAAAATCCGTACGCTTTGCAGGAAATGACCGCGATTATGCTCGAAACCGTTCGGAAAGGGATGTGGGAAGCAACACCTGAGCAAGTGCAGGCCATGAGTAAACTGCATGCAGAACTGGTGAGCGGCTACGAAGCAGGATGTAGCGGATTTGTGTGCGACAATGCCAAACTTCGCGCATTTATCAACGAAAATCTATCTCAGGAACTAAAAGGGCAATACGAACAGGAGTTGTCAAAAGTATTGGAAACACCAAAAGACGCTGCCAAAGAGAATGTTGTGCTGAAAAAAGAAAGTGAAAAAGTACAGCCTAAAGCAGAATCGTCCATAAGTTTAAGTGCCAATAAAAAGGCTCTGATTGGTGCCGGGCTGGTATTACTGGTATTTCTGGCTGTGTTTATTCGGAAAAGAAGAAAATAA